A genomic stretch from Cygnus atratus isolate AKBS03 ecotype Queensland, Australia chromosome 27, CAtr_DNAZoo_HiC_assembly, whole genome shotgun sequence includes:
- the TCIM gene encoding transcriptional and immune response regulator, whose protein sequence is MKARRSNTTSAMSTSLRVSPSVHGYRFDTALRKKAVANIFESIDEESLQKLFKHSGDKKAEERAKIILATDQDVEEKTRALMALKQRRKDKLLQFLKFRKYSIKVH, encoded by the coding sequence ATGAAAGCAAGGAGAAGCAACACAACCTCAGCCATGTCCACATCCCTGAGAGTGAGCCCCTCGGTCCATGGCTACCGCTTCGACACAGCCCTGCGCAAGAAAGCCGTGGCCAATATCTTTGAGAGCATCGACGAAGAGTCGCTCCAGAAACTCTTCAAACACTCCGGAGACaagaaggcagaggaaagagCCAAGATCATCCTCGCCACCGACCAGGACGtggaggagaaaacaagagCACTAATGGCACTAAAGCAGAGGCGAAAAGACAAGCTCCTCCAGTTCCTGAAATTTCGGAAATACTCCATCAAAGTCCACTGA